A region from the Kineothrix sp. IPX-CK genome encodes:
- the dnaJ gene encoding molecular chaperone DnaJ, whose amino-acid sequence MAEQKRDYYEVLGVDKNADEAAVKKAYRVLAKKYHPDMNPGDKEAEKKFKEASEAYAVLSDPEKKRQYDQYGHAAFEGGAGGFGGFDFNSADFGDIFGDIFGDFFGGGRRGRANSGPMKGANIRTSVRITFEEAVFGVEKEVELTLKDECTTCHGSGAKPGTSPETCPKCGGKGQVVFTQQSFFGTVRNVQTCPDCNGTGKVVKEKCADCHGSGYIANRKKIKISIPAGIDNGQSVRIRDKGEPGTNGGPRGDLLAEVVVGRHPIFQRQEYNIYSTVPMSFPVAALGGEIVIDTVDGKVIYDVKAGTQTDTKVRLKGKGIPSLRNKEVRGDHYVTLVVQVPDKLSNEAKELLKQFDAENGKTLRSTQNNSPEPEEVKDKKKKFWK is encoded by the coding sequence ATGGCAGAGCAAAAACGAGACTACTACGAAGTTCTCGGAGTAGATAAAAATGCAGATGAAGCTGCGGTAAAAAAAGCATATCGAGTTCTGGCTAAGAAGTATCACCCCGATATGAATCCAGGTGATAAAGAGGCAGAAAAGAAGTTTAAAGAGGCTTCGGAGGCATATGCCGTACTTAGCGATCCGGAGAAGAAACGTCAATACGACCAATACGGCCATGCGGCATTTGAAGGCGGCGCAGGCGGCTTCGGCGGATTTGATTTTAACAGTGCTGATTTCGGAGATATTTTCGGAGATATTTTCGGAGATTTCTTCGGCGGCGGTCGTCGGGGTAGAGCGAACAGCGGACCGATGAAGGGCGCGAACATACGAACCAGCGTACGCATCACCTTTGAAGAAGCCGTATTTGGCGTGGAAAAGGAAGTGGAGCTTACGCTCAAGGATGAATGTACCACCTGCCACGGCAGCGGTGCAAAACCGGGAACCAGCCCGGAGACTTGCCCCAAGTGCGGCGGTAAGGGTCAAGTGGTATTTACCCAGCAATCTTTCTTCGGAACGGTAAGAAACGTTCAGACCTGTCCGGATTGTAACGGAACCGGCAAGGTGGTCAAAGAAAAATGTGCCGATTGTCATGGAAGCGGTTATATTGCCAACAGAAAGAAGATCAAGATATCCATTCCTGCCGGTATCGATAATGGGCAGAGTGTGCGCATCAGGGATAAAGGCGAGCCGGGAACCAATGGCGGACCGAGAGGAGATCTTCTCGCCGAAGTTGTGGTTGGAAGACATCCTATATTCCAGCGCCAGGAATATAATATATATTCTACTGTGCCGATGTCATTTCCGGTTGCAGCGTTAGGCGGCGAAATTGTCATCGATACGGTGGACGGCAAGGTCATCTATGATGTGAAGGCCGGAACCCAGACAGACACGAAGGTGCGTTTGAAAGGAAAAGGAATACCGTCACTTCGTAACAAGGAAGTTCGGGGAGACCACTATGTAACCTTGGTAGTCCAGGTGCCCGATAAGCTTTCTAATGAGGCGAAGGAACTGCTGAAGCAGTTCGATGCGGAAAACGGAAAAACTCTCCGTTCGACTCAGAATAACAGTCCTGAGCCGGAAGAAGTAAAGGATAAGAAAAAGAAGTTCTGGAAATAG